A genomic stretch from Telmatocola sphagniphila includes:
- a CDS encoding sigma-70 family RNA polymerase sigma factor — MTTSFAKILSSYQSSLKSESSNLSDSQLLGRFVRNRQALAFELLFWRHSALVWGVCQRILSNTADAEDAFQATFLILARRACTIRTDTSLAAWLHRTAWRTALNARRSRSRRYRSELAAATYSPSSVPDSSKKAISSEIQELIDREINRLPDSLRSIFVLCELEGKSTNMVGAELGIPTGSVRSYLTRAKERLRTRLQRRGIAWASLPIAIVPSEVSAAASQILTCRVSLTVLEFAAGATVLALKKMVLLASTLLLVTAGMAYGAIHFHASYLGNPKLKISDPVSEKKNDGKNFGGDANSMEDKLPEGVLKRIGSSRFRMSEPSWDLAVSPDGKWLASNAGLIIWNAQTGKVHLKIPQIDTYLSWNRIAKFDSESKKIFLIDNIAFRCWDAIKGKEIYSVRLRDEDNEEKYLIASQFARSKEVAVLIWDNGKFEIRSTDSGQIIRKGQHPFVQNPQVPSLVQSRSINVSISDDGEVFFLKKRLDLHDNNAKPTYLFSDSKGNLELDDCLKEITDISKSFFLPKEKKLLAIFKDEAREYKTRLAIFDLKLKTWSTDLKLDQGYDTFSLSPDGKTLALTSQRLDAFTFVDIASMKEIEKINADGRAVTMAFSPDGKYLYYCSTSDTIKILDLKNKNLHPLSSDNFYGGKFSNSGNEIIFYGDYREKIDWESGKKIQFGKQKSLDPRFRLYNWSQNDRYKLEPDYENNSLNIKDSLSSKSLKIPDLADFQYHAFSCDGSRLALLDKNGSNSHVYVWDLVKNRQIFQLGNAQFGLVQKLLLSPDGKRLFVCQSKMDEPVSGLHSEDVIDVWGVDQQKLLNKWNTGGVNGTGISSDGQIVAISENEYTTTNEGSGYLFRIQIRDSQSGNLHRKWEVGKSAGKKLDNFRDWRPFFTFSFSSVLPYSTNDLAFSPDNHFLLSTNAYGDIHLWEISSGELLHTYHGHTTHVYHSEFSPDGRLLLSFSQEAPGFLWEVFPKTTTAVDPKKDWEALASTDGKVVFEVMRKMIHNPRSTIDLLKSEESAIKSNEKNRVLDLIHDLSDNSFRVRERASKELAMNSAVWAPLLEKEVKHTSAEVRQRLRAILEAERHYSPENLRVLRAQTILESIGTPEARKVLPNWKMD; from the coding sequence ATGACGACTTCTTTCGCCAAAATACTATCGAGCTACCAATCAAGCCTCAAAAGTGAATCGTCGAATCTCAGCGATTCTCAATTGCTGGGCCGGTTCGTCCGAAATCGACAAGCTTTAGCATTCGAACTATTATTCTGGCGGCACAGTGCCCTGGTCTGGGGTGTCTGCCAAAGAATATTGAGTAACACCGCGGATGCCGAGGATGCTTTTCAGGCCACTTTTTTAATTTTAGCCAGGCGAGCTTGCACGATTCGAACGGATACTTCTCTGGCAGCGTGGCTGCACAGGACCGCCTGGCGTACCGCTTTAAATGCCCGCCGCAGTCGGTCGCGAAGATACCGGAGCGAACTCGCCGCAGCCACTTACTCGCCGAGTTCGGTTCCAGACTCCAGCAAAAAAGCCATTTCTTCAGAAATCCAGGAATTAATCGATCGGGAAATCAATCGATTACCCGATTCCTTAAGGTCGATTTTCGTGCTCTGCGAACTGGAAGGTAAATCGACGAACATGGTCGGGGCCGAATTGGGTATCCCGACTGGATCGGTGCGTTCCTATTTGACTCGAGCCAAGGAGAGATTAAGAACAAGGCTGCAACGTCGCGGAATCGCTTGGGCCTCTTTGCCAATTGCAATCGTTCCCAGTGAAGTTTCCGCGGCAGCATCGCAAATTCTCACTTGTAGAGTGTCGCTAACAGTTCTTGAATTCGCCGCTGGGGCCACGGTCCTGGCCCTTAAAAAAATGGTTCTATTGGCATCGACCCTATTGCTAGTCACAGCGGGTATGGCTTATGGAGCTATACATTTTCACGCGAGTTATCTCGGAAATCCGAAGTTGAAAATATCAGATCCAGTATCCGAGAAGAAAAATGACGGGAAAAATTTTGGGGGTGACGCGAATTCGATGGAGGACAAACTGCCGGAAGGAGTACTGAAACGGATAGGAAGTTCGAGATTTCGAATGAGCGAACCCAGTTGGGATCTCGCGGTTTCACCGGATGGCAAGTGGCTCGCTTCGAATGCTGGCTTAATAATCTGGAATGCTCAGACAGGGAAAGTTCATTTAAAGATCCCACAAATTGATACTTATCTTTCCTGGAATCGGATTGCAAAGTTCGATTCTGAATCCAAGAAGATTTTTTTAATTGATAATATCGCTTTTCGATGCTGGGACGCGATCAAAGGCAAAGAGATTTATTCTGTACGCTTGAGAGACGAAGATAATGAAGAGAAGTATCTTATAGCATCGCAGTTCGCCAGGAGCAAGGAGGTGGCCGTCCTTATTTGGGATAATGGAAAATTTGAGATTCGTAGTACTGATTCGGGCCAAATCATCCGAAAGGGACAGCATCCATTCGTCCAAAATCCGCAAGTACCCTCACTGGTCCAAAGTCGTAGCATAAACGTCTCCATTTCGGACGACGGCGAAGTCTTCTTCTTAAAAAAAAGATTGGACCTACACGACAACAATGCGAAACCCACTTATCTCTTTAGCGATTCTAAAGGAAACCTAGAGCTCGATGATTGCTTGAAAGAGATTACAGATATCTCAAAATCTTTCTTTTTACCGAAAGAGAAGAAGTTGTTGGCAATCTTTAAAGACGAGGCGAGAGAATACAAGACACGTCTGGCAATTTTCGATCTGAAATTAAAAACCTGGTCCACGGATCTTAAACTCGATCAGGGTTACGATACGTTCTCGCTATCGCCGGATGGAAAAACTCTTGCATTAACTTCCCAACGGCTCGATGCGTTTACGTTTGTCGATATCGCTTCCATGAAAGAAATCGAAAAAATAAATGCGGATGGGCGCGCAGTTACCATGGCATTCTCTCCCGATGGAAAGTACCTTTATTATTGTTCCACTAGCGATACCATTAAGATCCTGGACTTGAAAAATAAGAACTTACATCCCCTTTCCTCGGACAATTTCTATGGGGGGAAGTTTTCAAACTCTGGCAACGAAATAATCTTTTACGGGGATTACCGCGAAAAAATCGACTGGGAATCTGGAAAGAAAATTCAATTTGGCAAACAGAAATCTTTAGACCCAAGATTTCGGCTCTACAATTGGTCTCAAAATGATCGCTATAAACTCGAACCGGATTATGAAAATAATTCGTTAAATATCAAAGACTCCCTCAGTAGCAAATCTCTCAAAATTCCGGATCTAGCTGATTTTCAATATCATGCATTTTCTTGTGATGGATCACGCCTTGCTTTGTTGGATAAAAACGGCTCCAATTCGCATGTATACGTTTGGGATTTGGTAAAAAATCGGCAAATATTCCAGCTTGGAAATGCTCAATTTGGCCTCGTGCAGAAACTTTTATTATCTCCCGATGGCAAAAGATTATTTGTGTGTCAATCAAAAATGGACGAACCCGTATCGGGCTTGCATTCCGAAGATGTCATTGATGTTTGGGGTGTTGACCAACAAAAACTACTGAATAAATGGAATACCGGAGGAGTTAACGGAACTGGAATCTCTTCCGATGGTCAAATTGTTGCAATCAGTGAAAATGAGTACACCACAACCAACGAAGGCAGTGGTTACCTATTTCGTATTCAGATTCGAGATTCTCAAAGCGGGAACCTGCATAGAAAATGGGAAGTAGGTAAGAGTGCAGGGAAAAAATTGGATAATTTCCGGGACTGGAGACCCTTTTTTACTTTTTCCTTTAGTTCAGTCCTCCCCTACAGCACAAACGATTTAGCGTTCTCCCCCGACAATCACTTCTTACTAAGCACCAACGCATATGGAGATATCCATCTCTGGGAGATATCTTCCGGCGAATTATTGCACACCTACCACGGGCATACTACCCACGTCTATCACTCAGAATTTTCCCCCGATGGCCGGCTTTTGCTCTCCTTCAGCCAGGAAGCCCCAGGCTTTCTCTGGGAAGTGTTTCCCAAGACCACTACCGCAGTAGATCCGAAAAAAGATTGGGAGGCTCTGGCCTCGACGGACGGGAAAGTCGTTTTCGAAGTCATGCGAAAGATGATCCACAATCCCCGATCAACGATCGATTTACTGAAGTCGGAAGAGTCCGCGATCAAATCGAACGAGAAAAATCGAGTTTTGGATTTAATCCACGATTTGAGTGATAACAGCTTCCGAGTGCGGGAAAGAGCATCAAAGGAACTTGCGATGAATAGCGCAGTCTGGGCTCCCCTACTCGAAAAAGAAGTGAAACATACCTCCGCGGAGGTCCGGCAACGGTTGAGAGCAATTCTCGAAGCGGAAAGGCATTATTCTCCCGAAAATCTTCGTGTACTTCGGGCGCAAACAATTCTCGAGTCCATTGGAACTCCTGAAGCACGGAAAGTTCTACCGAATTGGAAGATGGATTGA
- a CDS encoding EndoU domain-containing protein has translation MGVKRSPVPPADKAAKVAQDAEKVAKEAKIAPKTAVPEKPSLVDPKGQKHILEGDGPGKGGGHRPGTGKPGKSEFREGWSDGKILGEVSDIATDPAIRWTRPDARGYISGTKTVDGVDIKVVVDTLNGRIVTGFPTNLPRNQ, from the coding sequence ATAGGAGTTAAGAGATCGCCAGTACCACCCGCCGACAAAGCCGCCAAAGTTGCACAAGATGCTGAAAAAGTTGCAAAAGAGGCAAAGATTGCCCCAAAGACGGCAGTTCCGGAAAAACCAAGTTTAGTTGATCCCAAGGGACAGAAGCACATTCTTGAAGGCGATGGCCCAGGCAAAGGAGGCGGTCACCGCCCTGGGACTGGCAAACCTGGGAAGAGCGAGTTTCGCGAGGGCTGGAGTGATGGCAAGATACTTGGAGAAGTTTCTGACATTGCCACTGATCCGGCTATACGGTGGACCCGGCCAGATGCACGAGGTTACATTTCCGGCACAAAGACTGTTGATGGAGTAGATATAAAAGTCGTGGTCGATACTTTAAACGGCCGCATCGTAACAGGGTTCCCGACGAATCTTCCAAGGAACCAATGA
- a CDS encoding choice-of-anchor Q domain-containing protein, protein MNTLSLSRLKTRSSFSTKSSSRMELTPLESRLVPSTWWVTNNLDSGYGPDVPGSLRWDNDHAQNGDIIRFAQNVRGDSIQLTGPNLTIAHNIAIYGFSNGALTILGRSGLSEGFNTNIFVVNSGCTATISGFTLSNSQAEGTWGGAVSNFGNLTMTQCVISNNISDNYTGGIYNAGTLLLDQVNFNNNQVLGVEIKGLDPYYKQSQGGAIDAAPGSNTDILNCTFTGNVSNAGGYGGGFAYGGALYTAGNTNISNCTFTSNSTTAGGELQVGGTEAFARGGAIYAAGGRLSIWASTFVSNSAYIAAYPGQEGSSSAQGGALWQSGTTITTVVNSTFSANSVTAATPDAADSTGYLAGGTMYNGGGLLSIQQSTVVGGTVYMIDPDPSTPFPYYSVRASGGNIYTDPTGWSAGTTVTALLDTIVAEGREDYISDGKNFAVVPSDIQGYVESLGYNLIQSTAGVTAFANNVTGNIYGVDPDLGPLQNNGGNTETFALLSNSPALHAGIYLSRVDQRGEPRYLNDTDMGAFQTPEPRCG, encoded by the coding sequence ATGAATACCCTCTCCCTCAGCCGGTTAAAAACCCGCAGTTCCTTTTCGACGAAATCCTCCTCCCGAATGGAATTGACGCCCCTCGAAAGTCGGCTCGTTCCCTCCACCTGGTGGGTGACCAACAACCTGGACTCCGGGTATGGTCCCGATGTCCCGGGTTCGCTTCGCTGGGACAACGATCATGCTCAGAATGGCGACATCATTCGATTTGCTCAAAATGTGCGGGGAGACTCGATCCAGCTGACCGGCCCCAATTTGACCATAGCCCACAACATTGCGATTTACGGCTTTTCCAATGGAGCCCTCACCATACTGGGGCGGTCGGGCCTCTCCGAAGGGTTCAATACCAACATTTTTGTGGTCAACTCGGGATGCACGGCCACCATCTCCGGGTTCACGCTGTCGAATAGTCAGGCGGAAGGCACTTGGGGAGGAGCCGTTTCGAATTTTGGCAACCTGACCATGACCCAGTGCGTCATCTCCAACAATATCTCCGATAACTATACCGGCGGGATTTACAACGCCGGGACTTTACTTCTGGATCAGGTCAATTTCAACAACAATCAGGTGCTGGGCGTCGAGATAAAAGGTTTGGACCCCTACTATAAGCAAAGTCAGGGAGGGGCCATCGATGCGGCTCCCGGCTCCAACACCGATATTCTCAACTGCACATTTACTGGAAACGTTTCGAACGCCGGTGGCTATGGCGGGGGGTTCGCCTACGGAGGAGCCCTCTACACCGCCGGGAACACCAATATCAGCAACTGCACTTTTACTTCGAACTCTACCACAGCGGGAGGCGAACTCCAAGTCGGTGGAACAGAAGCGTTCGCAAGAGGAGGGGCCATTTACGCGGCCGGGGGTCGGTTATCGATCTGGGCATCCACTTTTGTGTCCAATTCCGCCTACATAGCCGCCTACCCGGGTCAGGAAGGATCCTCCAGTGCACAAGGGGGGGCCCTCTGGCAATCGGGAACCACGATCACCACAGTTGTGAATTCCACCTTTTCCGCGAACAGCGTGACGGCCGCGACCCCCGATGCCGCGGACTCGACCGGGTACCTGGCGGGAGGGACGATGTACAACGGCGGCGGCCTCCTGTCGATTCAGCAATCGACCGTGGTGGGGGGAACGGTATATATGATCGATCCCGACCCGAGTACGCCTTTCCCGTACTACAGCGTGAGGGCCAGCGGCGGAAATATCTATACCGACCCGACGGGGTGGTCCGCTGGAACCACGGTCACCGCGCTGTTGGATACCATCGTCGCGGAGGGGCGTGAGGACTATATCTCGGATGGGAAAAACTTTGCGGTCGTCCCTTCGGATATCCAAGGATACGTGGAATCGCTTGGCTACAACCTGATTCAGTCGACCGCCGGGGTTACGGCATTCGCCAACAATGTTACTGGGAATATTTATGGGGTGGATCCGGATCTCGGACCGCTCCAAAACAATGGCGGCAATACGGAAACCTTCGCTTTGCTATCGAACAGCCCGGCTCTTCATGCGGGGATTTATCTCTCGAGAGTAGATCAGCGCGGGGAGCCCCGTTACCTGAACGATACGGATATGGGAGCGTTTCAGACACCTGAACCAAGATGCGGATGA
- a CDS encoding DUF6807 domain-containing protein, whose amino-acid sequence MRAASLSFLLLAAFPLYSQEIVVGEGKLEFKSGGELVTTYYHGKEVAKPYWWPLNAPGEITVTRGYPIVKDLPKETSKDHPHHKSGWFCHGDVIPEGLTIKTKTADPHVKGVDFWSELPGHGVIRCTKVGEITKKPHEASVVTYNDWNSADGVKVLEEVRTITLVDLNKTGRLIIMDSELIASQCPITFGDTKEGSFGVRISDQIREVIDEKKKIHGGTLTLADGKTLEKNVWGQVSHWCDYSGKQDGKEAGLTIFASPKNTIPTAWHSRAYGLMAANPFGREVSGFPSQKGKRDLVKIARGDKLKLTYVIYLHTGDVKSGQVTEAYEKFVGR is encoded by the coding sequence TTCTGTTGCTGGCCGCGTTTCCGCTCTACTCCCAAGAGATTGTTGTCGGCGAGGGCAAACTCGAATTCAAATCGGGCGGCGAACTGGTCACCACCTATTACCATGGTAAGGAAGTCGCCAAACCTTACTGGTGGCCGTTGAATGCGCCGGGGGAAATTACGGTGACGCGCGGCTATCCCATTGTGAAGGATCTTCCGAAGGAAACCAGCAAGGATCACCCACACCACAAGTCGGGCTGGTTCTGCCACGGCGATGTCATTCCAGAAGGTTTAACGATCAAAACTAAAACGGCCGATCCGCACGTCAAAGGGGTCGACTTCTGGAGCGAGCTGCCCGGCCACGGCGTGATCCGCTGCACCAAAGTCGGCGAGATCACCAAGAAGCCGCACGAAGCAAGCGTGGTGACCTACAACGACTGGAACTCGGCCGACGGCGTCAAAGTTCTCGAAGAGGTTCGGACGATTACGCTCGTCGATTTGAATAAGACGGGACGGCTGATCATTATGGATTCGGAACTGATCGCCAGCCAGTGCCCGATCACTTTCGGCGATACCAAGGAAGGTTCCTTCGGGGTGAGGATCAGCGATCAGATACGGGAAGTGATCGATGAGAAGAAAAAGATTCATGGCGGCACTCTGACGCTGGCGGATGGAAAAACGCTGGAGAAAAATGTCTGGGGTCAAGTCTCCCACTGGTGCGATTACTCGGGGAAGCAGGACGGGAAAGAGGCCGGGCTGACGATCTTTGCAAGTCCCAAGAACACGATTCCGACGGCCTGGCACTCTCGGGCTTACGGCTTAATGGCGGCCAATCCTTTCGGTCGCGAGGTGTCCGGCTTCCCATCGCAAAAGGGGAAGAGGGATCTGGTGAAGATTGCCCGGGGCGACAAATTGAAACTCACTTATGTGATCTATCTGCATACGGGAGATGTGAAGTCGGGTCAGGTGACCGAGGCCTACGAGAAATTTGTCGGGCGTTAG
- the lysS gene encoding lysine--tRNA ligase: MSDPTNPNPAPDADLASFRLEKLKKIEALGIDPWGGRFDGHVAIEKIRELKAGSFDEPDLPVVRAAGRIVGRRGMGKVHFLELWDQTGKIQVMLGQKQIGDLGWQLANLLDRGDLIGVEGQFGRTKTGELTIRANGDKSLTILSKSLEPHPTNYYGMSDMEYRLRHRYLDLVYTPETLQRAKQRILILRTIRDYLNNIGFNEVETPTLHSIAGGAAARPFTTHHNALDIPLFLRIALELHLKRLLVGGIEKVYEIGRVFRNEGISHKHNPEFTMMELYEAYSDYRGMMDLTEGIIVACVDAIGGGRVRPWGDKQVDFTPPWKRASYSELFSEHVGCSLEDPVAVLEAARKNKLEIGNKEHDVLVQELFEKCVEDALVGPVFVYDYPAALCPLTKRKFGNPKLAERFELYVHGMELANAYTELNDPITQEETFKKQLVGMSEEDSMAKMDDDFVRALRHGMPPAGGLGIGIDRLVMLLTNTPSIRDIILFPLLRPEV, encoded by the coding sequence GTGTCTGACCCGACGAACCCCAATCCCGCCCCCGATGCCGATCTCGCTTCCTTCCGCTTGGAAAAGCTCAAGAAAATCGAGGCACTCGGGATCGATCCCTGGGGTGGCCGATTCGACGGACATGTCGCCATCGAGAAAATTCGCGAACTGAAAGCAGGCTCCTTCGACGAACCCGATCTTCCTGTGGTTCGTGCGGCGGGGCGTATCGTCGGCCGTCGAGGGATGGGCAAGGTCCACTTCCTGGAGCTCTGGGATCAGACCGGCAAAATCCAGGTCATGCTCGGCCAGAAGCAGATCGGCGACCTCGGCTGGCAACTGGCCAATCTCCTGGACCGAGGCGATCTCATCGGCGTCGAAGGCCAGTTCGGCCGAACCAAGACCGGGGAACTGACCATCCGGGCCAACGGGGATAAGAGTCTGACGATACTATCCAAGTCGCTCGAACCGCATCCGACGAATTACTATGGCATGTCCGATATGGAATATCGGCTGCGGCACCGCTATCTCGATCTGGTTTACACGCCGGAAACTTTGCAGCGGGCCAAGCAGAGGATTTTGATCCTTCGCACTATTCGCGATTACCTCAACAACATCGGCTTCAACGAAGTCGAAACGCCGACTTTGCACAGTATCGCCGGGGGTGCGGCCGCCCGACCCTTTACGACGCATCATAATGCTCTGGATATTCCGCTATTCCTCCGCATTGCTCTGGAACTGCACCTGAAACGGCTCCTGGTTGGGGGTATCGAGAAGGTCTACGAAATTGGCCGGGTGTTCCGCAACGAGGGGATCAGCCACAAGCACAATCCGGAATTCACCATGATGGAACTGTACGAGGCGTACAGCGACTATCGGGGAATGATGGATCTGACCGAGGGGATTATCGTCGCCTGCGTCGATGCCATCGGCGGCGGACGCGTTCGGCCTTGGGGCGATAAGCAGGTCGATTTCACGCCGCCCTGGAAGCGGGCCAGCTATTCTGAATTGTTTTCCGAGCATGTCGGCTGTTCGCTCGAAGATCCGGTGGCCGTGCTGGAAGCGGCTCGCAAGAACAAGCTGGAAATCGGCAATAAAGAACACGACGTGCTCGTGCAGGAATTATTTGAGAAGTGCGTAGAAGACGCTCTTGTTGGCCCGGTATTCGTTTACGACTACCCGGCGGCCTTGTGCCCGCTGACCAAACGTAAGTTCGGCAATCCGAAATTGGCCGAGCGTTTCGAACTCTACGTTCACGGCATGGAACTGGCCAACGCCTATACCGAATTGAACGATCCGATCACACAGGAAGAGACTTTCAAGAAGCAACTGGTGGGGATGTCGGAAGAGGACAGCATGGCCAAGATGGACGATGATTTCGTCCGGGCGCTGCGACATGGCATGCCGCCAGCGGGCGGCCTGGGCATTGGAATCGACCGACTCGTGATGCTATTGACCAATACCCCCAGTATACGCGATATTATCCTCTTCCCACTGCTGCGCCCTGAGGTGTAG
- a CDS encoding IS1380 family transposase, giving the protein MNVIFGRWFQKCKSRIERRLAKREAAMTFAPSFDASNIHYEVSERVGAISCGGLGAMHLLARRIGLIDDIDEKLHLLQFQRPYSESDHVLAIAYNSLCGGTCLQDMELRRTDENFLNALGTQRFPDPTTSGDFCRRFDSGSIQALIDAFNQTRLRVWSKQPDSFWECAKIDADGSFTQTRGERKAGMDINYNRDWCYHPLAVTLANTGETLSIVNRPGNRPSHEGAAVELDRALLLCLQAGFRRIVFRGDTDFSQTTRLDGWDANAKVRFYFGYDSKQNLEAIAEKLPEAAWHKLERPAQYSAKAKLRHRRENTKERIVQEREFVNVKLISEAVAEFEYQPTACRRAYRLVVIRKNLSVEKGESVLYPDERYFFYITNDRECTAAEVVYEANDRCNQENLIAQLKGGCRALHAPLHDLESNWAYMVMASLAWNLKAWWALTLPETPGRWREKHRDQKQSVLKMEFKTFLNAFMLLPCQIVRKAGRIVYRLLGWNPHLPIFFRLLKALRC; this is encoded by the coding sequence GTGAATGTTATTTTCGGACGTTGGTTTCAAAAATGCAAGAGTCGAATCGAACGTCGCCTGGCTAAGCGAGAGGCCGCGATGACCTTCGCTCCTTCTTTCGACGCCTCCAACATTCATTACGAAGTCTCCGAACGCGTGGGGGCGATCAGTTGCGGAGGCCTCGGGGCCATGCACCTTCTGGCCCGGCGTATCGGACTGATCGACGACATCGACGAGAAGCTGCATCTGCTCCAATTTCAAAGGCCTTACTCGGAATCGGACCACGTGTTGGCCATCGCTTACAATTCCCTTTGCGGGGGTACCTGCCTGCAAGACATGGAACTGCGTCGCACGGACGAAAACTTTCTCAACGCCTTGGGCACTCAGCGTTTTCCCGACCCGACTACTTCGGGCGACTTTTGTCGACGCTTCGATAGTGGCAGCATCCAGGCTTTGATCGACGCTTTCAACCAGACCCGTTTACGCGTCTGGTCGAAGCAACCCGATTCCTTTTGGGAATGCGCGAAGATCGACGCCGACGGCAGCTTTACCCAAACGCGTGGCGAGCGTAAAGCGGGGATGGACATCAACTATAACAGAGACTGGTGTTACCACCCCCTGGCGGTGACCCTGGCCAACACCGGTGAGACGCTGAGCATCGTCAACCGTCCCGGCAATCGCCCTTCGCACGAAGGGGCCGCGGTCGAACTCGACCGGGCTCTTTTGCTGTGCCTTCAAGCGGGCTTTCGCAGGATCGTCTTTCGCGGCGACACCGATTTCTCGCAGACCACTCGCCTCGACGGCTGGGATGCCAACGCCAAGGTACGCTTTTATTTCGGCTACGATTCGAAGCAAAACCTCGAAGCAATCGCGGAAAAACTGCCGGAAGCGGCTTGGCACAAGCTCGAGCGTCCCGCGCAATACTCGGCGAAAGCGAAGTTGCGACACCGACGGGAAAACACCAAGGAGCGGATCGTCCAAGAGCGGGAATTCGTAAATGTGAAGTTGATCTCCGAAGCGGTGGCCGAGTTCGAGTACCAACCGACCGCTTGCCGAAGGGCGTATCGCCTGGTGGTGATTCGCAAGAATCTTTCCGTGGAAAAAGGCGAATCCGTTCTGTATCCGGACGAACGCTATTTCTTCTACATCACCAACGACCGGGAGTGCACGGCCGCCGAAGTCGTCTACGAAGCCAACGATCGCTGCAATCAGGAAAATCTGATAGCGCAGCTCAAGGGCGGTTGCCGGGCCTTGCACGCGCCGCTGCACGATCTGGAAAGCAATTGGGCGTACATGGTGATGGCCTCCCTGGCCTGGAACTTGAAAGCCTGGTGGGCCTTGACGTTGCCGGAAACTCCCGGTCGCTGGCGGGAAAAGCATCGGGACCAGAAGCAGTCGGTTTTGAAAATGGAATTCAAAACCTTCCTCAATGCTTTCATGCTTCTGCCTTGTCAGATCGTCCGGAAGGCCGGCCGCATCGTCTATCGATTGCTCGGCTGGAACCCGCACTTGCCGATCTTCTTCCGACTACTGAAAGCACTGAGGTGCTGA
- a CDS encoding DUF1559 family PulG-like putative transporter, protein MKKYFVVVLVLAVMLCFLSIVLFNVRNIADRARAMDCLARLSIASQNYSATQNSFVTSGKRINSTDSFCSSWRVQLLPYLDGQEFYSSYKFMEPWNSEYNISLINKNMYASRNYRIDIKDNIESNVYCLSYPNTKINLENSWKILLYANSDFKQIWTDYRSPVEIFDESKITSLVKGDGYIVFINGNVARVSDGFLLIRCSGTGLDEFLVHP, encoded by the coding sequence ATGAAAAAGTATTTCGTCGTTGTTTTAGTTTTGGCAGTCATGCTTTGCTTCCTATCGATAGTTCTTTTTAATGTTCGAAATATTGCTGATCGTGCGAGGGCTATGGATTGTTTAGCAAGGCTCTCAATTGCATCCCAAAACTATTCTGCTACTCAGAATTCATTCGTTACTTCGGGAAAAAGGATAAATTCGACAGATAGTTTTTGTTCTTCTTGGCGAGTGCAGCTTCTTCCTTATCTTGATGGCCAAGAATTTTATAGCTCATACAAATTTATGGAGCCGTGGAATAGTGAATATAATATATCATTAATCAACAAAAATATGTACGCATCAAGAAATTATCGTATTGATATAAAAGATAATATCGAATCGAACGTTTATTGTCTGAGCTATCCAAACACAAAAATAAATTTGGAAAACTCGTGGAAGATACTGTTGTATGCCAATTCTGACTTTAAACAAATATGGACTGACTACCGAAGCCCTGTAGAGATATTCGATGAGAGCAAGATAACTTCCTTGGTTAAAGGTGATGGATATATAGTATTTATAAACGGTAACGTTGCCAGAGTGAGTGATGGATTTCTTCTAATAAGATGCAGTGGTACTGGTTTGGACGAATTTCTTGTTCATCCATAG